The sequence TTTTATTCTGAACAGCTTAcgtaataaattatagcttttaattattatttttttatggaagtaaataaatttaatctgtGGTTTTCAGAGTTGTTCAACCAATCCGCGAGGCCTACTGCGTCATCTGTGGCGGTGACCGTCAACTGGGCCGCGAACTTCATCGTCGGTCTCAGTTTTCTACCAATATCGGTACGTAAACAGAAATATAGATGGCGTTACTTAGGTATTATAAGTTGagtttagtttattttacttGACACTAGATGGCGAGTCACGATTTCTTTTTCCCCTATGGCTTGCATGTATGCACATGTGTCAAGTTGACTGCTTTTAATGGTgaacaaattaatgaaaattaacatttcaaaaaatttttttagttggTGGTAAATCCTGTTTTTTTGTTACAGTTGGCGCTCGGTTCATACACTTTCATAATATTCGCAGTGCTGCAACTATTGTTCatcattttcatatttttcaaaGTGCCCGAAACGAAAAACAAGACTGTTGAAGAAATAACTGCCATGTTTAGACAACAAATGTAgaaattataaagtttttatacaattttgtaCTTAAATATTGACATCGTAATTTGATAAGGCAATTTAAAAACTTGTCACAACAACGTGCTTCCTAATTTTTAGTTTAAGTGGTCCAATTTATTCATCTATCTCTCTTATGCCAGCATGTAGTAAGAAGTTGAGACTAGATTTTTAAAGTTGTGAAGTTGACGAATTTATAAATATTCTAATTTTCGACAATAATATGTACGTTATGTACACAACCAATTTATATAAACTTTTGTAGCAGTTTCGCTAtgggatttatttattatttttttgtcaaaatgtaGTATTAAAACATATTTGACTCAAATTTTAATGAAAGTGTAGTATAGATCACTTAAAGAACACTTACACCGAATGTTTGAATACCGAACACACAAATAAGGGAGTATACGCAAGACTTCAGCGCGACAAGCGTATACAGATTCAAATATTTGCTATTTGCTTGTATTGATCGCCTCAACTGTTGCCGCGAGAGCTATCCTATAGCGTTAATAATGTTAATACTCTATGGAACAATCTCAGTgaaaactttatttatgaaaatgtttAGGCTTAAGAAAAAGGTTTATTTTTGCATTTGTATGATAAGTTGtctgaataatttatttgtatgatCAGTGGGAAAGCagaagtgaatacttaaaaacTGACATGACAAAAACATCTATTTAACCTacacaaactaattatttaaagCATTTTGATTGTTCCCATGTCATTTTAAAGCATTTGATctgtgtaattaatttatttttagtggtaATGAGAAGAAATCTCCAGTCGTATGATTAACTTTTATAcgaattaaatgtttttttaataaattaaacatgcaacgtcttttattttattactagctttagTCCTACTTTAGTCCGTGGAATTAACATTTCTATTACAGAAAGAtactaaactaatttaaattattctATTTATTGGTGATAATAATCcctccagtagtttttgagtttcACAAAAACAAAGAGAATGCATCTTTATTTAATTGCTTTGGCATTAGatgagtaataataataacaatcatTTACAAATTAACTTTCTTAGCGGGAAATAGAAAAACATTTTGGTGACTTTTACGGAGGAGGTTCATATTCAGAAAATATAGATGGCGTTTTTTAAGTACGACAGTCGCTCGTCTTTGCGAACATTCAGTTTGACAATGACAGTTCTTGTCACAACTCacaatattacttttctctatgtcACAAACCAAACACCACGATTTTTGGACGatttttctacaaaaatattttaatcagaATGGGGGGTTAGAAAACTTTATAAATGATTGTAAtctattaaaataacataaatacaGACCGGTTAATACAAATAGGTGTGGCTGCAGCACGTTGCAATTGTAAAATGGACGAATACTTCAGCTCCACTTTGGACAAACTTGTAAGTTTGTTTTCTAATTTgatttgtaatttaattactaAAGAATTAAAGATATCTGCTTTTTTAGCTATTAATTAAAAGCTATATCTGTTTATAatgtatattaatatttattatctcatttatactacttatttaattgataaattCAAAGCCAACATTTTATGATTCAAAAGATTTAAAGTACTATAAAGTGCTAAGCTTATTCagcttttcattaaaaaaaactaacattAGCTAGCAACGTCCTTAAAGctcattttaaatgtaaacATTAAATTACAAGTTTATGAAAATTTCGtcgatcgttcgttcgtttcagccaaaagacgtccactgctggacaaaggcctcccaaggttttccacaatgaacggtcctgcgctgcccgcatccaggctcttcccgcgacctttaccagatcgtcggtccacctagtaggaggcctgcccacgctacgtcttccagcccgtggtcgccactcgagaactttcctgcctcaacggccatcgtctctacaagctatgaaaatttatttttgcttttataaaaaaaaacattttagtatttttaatctgttgtatggtacccatagtacaaacttAGGTACTAGTTATGCAGTTTTGAGTTGAGACTGGAGTGTGAAATGTAGTTTATGtactaaagaaaaatattatttacttttaagtaCCATACTCTGtccactaccaaccgggcaatatggaaatcattgggggaggcctatgttcagcagtggacgtcctgtggctgaaatgatgatgatactccAACTGTGCCTATAATATTTATGGTAATTGGAAAAAAAATTACCAGAGCTTAAAACTTTGTCTGttttaaaaaactatttaaaccATGCCTTTATAAAATTAAGAGTTTACAAAGAATACGACTAATTTTACTTATCTAATTATTTgatttataatataattttctaAGAGATTGGTCATGGTCATCTAGGCCATTGTTAGATGCTTGATAACACTACATTGTACTTTGTAGGTATAACTTATAACTCTTATCAgattattgtaaattatataaataactagctttccgcccgcggcttcgcccgcgtgaaattttgactgtcacagaaaaactttatcgcgcggtttcaaaaaccgggataaaaactatcctatgtcctttcccgggactaaaCCTATCTCTATCCcatatttcatcaaaatcggttcagtggtttaagcgtgaaagcgagacagacagacagacagagttactttcgcattatattagtatagataaaagGCGTGTGCCGCGTGGCCCTCAGTGGCGAAATGAGTATGAGATTCGAGATGGAGGAGGGGTAGATAAGTACATAAGCAACAtcatagctcatgagtgagttCTTTATTCCCCCTCTTATACGCCCATGCCGATACCGCGTCCGAGCGCaataaaggcctattcaaacctgagcgatattcgctgccgctgtgggtagaggtacataccgcgcgggtttcgctcaggtatttagtatcaagtaccgcggctagagcgttttctctgccgcagacggtagcgaataccgcttaggtctgaacagtattattaccgcatacccactgggttttctctgccgcagacggcagcgaataccgcttaggtctgaataagTAGGCCTTAAGTCGCGAAATCGCGATGCTGTATCGATACAATCGCAAAATCGCCTATGCTAAAACTAGCATGTCTGCCATTGGATGGCCGgtgcaccttgtgggtggacgtcccacgctgcgttttccgttacgcggcctccactccagaaccttgctgccccatcggccgtcagttctgcgtactatgtgccctgcccatggccacttcagcttgctaatccataataattattattatttcagaaaTCGAACAACTATGGGGAATTAAGCATAATCCTGGGCAACGAAAGCTGCGATCTAGATTCAGCGGTCAGTTCTTTAGTCTACGCCATATTTTTACATTGGCAATACCAACAAATAAAATGCAAAGGTACCTAATTGTATtttacactagcttttgcccgcggtttcacccgcgtgaaatttagtatgtcacagatcgtcataaattatagcccatatgttattctgggttataaacaataatatatttttattttatttaagtgtgCACAAAAATAAATAGAGACGAAGATATGTATAAAGACGACATTTTCGTCCCAATCCTCAACGTTGATAGAGACGATTTTGGCTTGAAGACTGAAGTGGTGTACTTTTTCAATGAACATGGTATCACAGCTGAGAAGCTGGTGTTCAGGTAAGTGTtgcgatcatcatcatcatttcagccataggacgtccactgctgaacataggcctcccccaatgctttccatgttgatcgattagtagcggcctgcgtccagcgcttccctgctacctttgtgattGTAACCTTTAAATGCAGTTTTATGACAGCGTAGAGTccaacccgatcgagttaactggcgcacctggcggccgtgacgtcacatcgccgcTCTGGTTCGGACGGGGACGGGCGAGCGCGGGGAGGTGAGtgctagggatgttatggatatgtagtttcggttatggatacggttacggatatcagtgctttagaatgcaatttgcaataggtagttgtccaacacggttcattcatgaccgcacactttacatcgaataaaaagtaaatctatctatataaataaaaatgaattgatgttcgttagtctgattaaaactcgagaacggctgggccgattgagctgattctatttctatttcttctATTtctaaaaattgatactagattaGATAGCATTATTAAGGTAAATCAGGTCGTTATGCCTTGACAtaaataatgctatacaaaagacaatttaaactgcctacatccgaaactatccgaaacttttgaatcggttacaattacggttacggatatccataacatccctggtgagtgcgagggagagtcgcattccagcgaggtgcgcagttagctcaatCGGGTTGTAGCCTGTAGGACTTTTCCCAAAGTCGTGAGAGGCGACTAAAGGAGAGAAGGAGGAAGAAGGAGGagaagataaggagacatgtaaagtgccccataagggctaccttttctttttttattattttctattgacgttcataagtgccacttgtggtctaaactgaataaatatttttgattttgattttgattttttgattttgaccaatatgcgaacatcaggcctccccaacccgtctggccagcgtaggGAGGATTCCGTCATTGTCCACATATAAACAGGTTCCTTGTGCCAGTTTTTGGCTATACTGGCCTACAGCACATCTTAATGCACTTACTGCTGACAAATTATTAACTTAATAAtaggcaatgggcagggcacatagcacgcagaTGGGGCAGCGAGTTTCTGAAATGGTGGCCTTTTACCAAACGCACAACCTGACCCACAAGGTGACTtaaaaggtagcaggaatgcgctggatgcaggccgctaccaaccagctAATCTGGAGatcatttggggaggcctatgttcaacagtggacgtcctgtggctgcaTGGGCGTACCCAGCTTCTGCTTTAGGGGGTgtggtcaagtcatacccagcttttGGTCTAGGGGAGGGGTGGGTGAGATTTTTAGGTCAGATATATGTTATGTTAGCTCCTCCAAAGCGATTTCCAGGGGGGACAGGGTATCTGCCCTTCTGGGTACGCCCAtgtgtggctgaaatgatgaccaTAACTTCTTTCAGAAACGACTTGGACCTTCAACAGCTGGTAACAACTAAAAAGGCCAAAGTGGTCTTAGTCGACCACCACACCTTGTCAAATAGCGACAAGTTCCTCGCCCCCTTCGTCATAGAAATTATAGACCATCGGCCCATAGACAAGTCGGCGTGGGGCTACAAGGAGGACACGAGGAGCACCATAGAGACGGTTGGGTCTTGCTGCACGCTTATAGCCCAGAGGATTAAGGATTTAGCCACTTTGGTGGCCAAAGATGTGGATTTTTTTAACGCCTACCCAGTGTGCAGTGATATGTTGCACAGTGAGTTGCCTTTTCATTAATTGTTAAGATTAattagataaaaatgtttgtttgaacgcgctaatctcaggagctactggtccgatttgaaaaattattttagtgttgggtagcccatttatcgaggaaggttttaaggctatataacatcaccctacagccaataggggcggagcagtaaagaaaaatgttgcaaaaatgggaaatattatttatactattttcacgcctacgaagtcgcgggcacagctaaagcccggtctgtgagcacgtagaattttgtttaatgaccccaagcatcccatccttatcgctcgcgcgtaattattttGCTATCGTGAcggtgcgacgggcgcccgcattgagtgtgcgagtgcgacagcaacataattacgcgcgagcgaaaaggatgggtagcttggggtcattggacaaaattctacgtgctcacggaccaggctttacaatgATGACGCTCGAATTGGTCGGATCAtgctccccgcaccccgcgcttccttcGACCCCGCGCGTCTTCTTGGAAAAAAcgaactataataatattattttcgtcatcAGGTACAATAATATTGGACACAGTGAACTTCTCCAAAGACCTCAATAAGGCCACACCACACGATGAGGACATCATTCTCTTCTTAGAGACCCTACTCAAGCCGAGCGACTATGAAACGGAGAGGTATGTccattttaatttgaaatcccTACTTCCCtatctaaatattaatattttttttttatgtgataggaggcaaacgatatacagggtgttaggtaaatgggtatatgagccgacactagcccatgttaacatgggcatatatggtgaagtcagaaatggcaatgccagattttgtatggaaggtggcgtcttttttttttcgcgcggccatcgaccaaactttgttttttgatttcaaaatagtgttttaaaccaaacttactatggcatgtatacctctaaactcagtctgaactgagttacgagcattagaagtttaattattttcatactagatttgctttttgcgcgcaagttttgtaagaaattgcaacaaaatattgcgctaattttttattgcactgattctgctgcattctgatgtctggagcctttaatggatggtattgtttgtttacacatacaatgtcattattttgttgcaatttcttacaaaacttgcgcccaaacagcaaatctagtatgaaaatcatcaaacttctgatgctcgtaactcagttcagactgagtttagaggtatacatgtcatactaagtttggtttattacactattttgtaatcaaaaaacaaggtttggtcgatggccgcgcgaaaaaaaaaagacgccaatttccggcattgtcttttgatataatcattttaatttttttaattttcatacaaaattaattttattaaatccgacttgtatgaaaattaaaataattaaaatgaagatatcaattttctgacttcaccataccatttatatgaccatgttaacatgggctagtgtcggctcatatacccatttacctaacaccctgtataaactcaaaggtgactgacatagtgatctatcaacgcacagcccaaaccactgggacggatcgggctgaaatttggcatgcaggtagatgttatgacgtaggcattcgctaagaaaggattttacgaaactccacccctaagggggtaaaacgggatccacgcgtacgaagtcgcgggcggccaggCGGCTagtcaaaattataaatgtgaaacattgaagtaatattactacgtatagaacagacatcgcgaacaaaatatgtacagtgcggggtgcggggcgggaatttgacggacagctgtcagtcaaatccatgactatcaagtttcataatttatggcgataaaatctgcaccagaaaatgtcgtacttcattgataggattgcacgaatagtgacgttcctgcggtcgcctcatcatagacattgtgaaacgattgtgaaaataaacaaatcggctaaattttgttaaattttcatggtgctcaatagcaaaaaggttcagctacttacattattttcttttattatattgtgcgtttcctgtaatgtaatctaagctcccctcccttagactaaaattagccctcctagacaagtgacaaaacgtagcagttgaaacattcgaaatcacttcgctctgccgttttttggtgttagttacttcactctgtgatgcgattttaaaattacaactggcgattccgaattcacaactgaggggactgaggctaatcgtgttacttgtgctacaagtgcgtatgggcttcatactgatgcttaagccattaattatttttcttcccgattaaaatctaatgtaatcgataatcgccttgagaatcgttaactggtattttctaattcgataaaaaaattacccatctctagtttaaaactgtcatccaacagcgcacgaaatattatgagttatagataatgataccattacagaggcgacacttcatttacgtttagtttctgcctattgaattggatactgtaaggaaacatcgtcatcatcattttagctactggacgtccactgctgaacaaaggcctcctctaatgatttccacatcgcccagttgatagtggcctgcacccagcgtcttcctgctatcttcagtcagtccatcttgagattttagaaaaaatcccactcgtcacggtaggaacaaagctagggatgacccacgccttcactccagaaccaataaaataactgaaagtcagaaactttcagttattttattgtctctattgttaactatctcagtgtttgagtacacgtataatagctgtgaggtagaagttacgggactattcccacctctccttttcaccgctgcatctcctgtgtagctagcacctagactagttgatttaaagccaaggtatattagtttttaggtaatgacttagtgcatctaaaaatgtaaaactttctagttttttgtaacattgaaaaatctaaaaagaagcatcatttttttaccaagtgtttctaagaaatttaaatggaagcttttgatgacaacgtattgcttactttttcagctgtcgaacgaatcacttttatactcataggtcctgtacattggtagatttggtaaataaatgaatccatccggactcagaaactaaaaaaattaaaatagctgtaattttttaatactggatttgtcgattaaattgatcatattactgcgccctaacgggtcggacactggtg is a genomic window of Ostrinia nubilalis chromosome 28, ilOstNubi1.1, whole genome shotgun sequence containing:
- the LOC135085417 gene encoding exopolyphosphatase PRUNE1, whose product is MDEYFSSTLDKLKSNNYGELSIILGNESCDLDSAVSSLVYAIFLHWQYQQIKCKVCTKINRDEDMYKDDIFVPILNVDRDDFGLKTEVVYFFNEHGITAEKLVFRNDLDLQQLVTTKKAKVVLVDHHTLSNSDKFLAPFVIEIIDHRPIDKSAWGYKEDTRSTIETVGSCCTLIAQRIKDLATLVAKDVDFFNAYPVCSDMLHSTIILDTVNFSKDLNKATPHDEDIILFLETLLKPSDYETERKNKLDRLSTAKSDVSSLTAAQLLKKDVKIFGSVLVPSFPILVQEFLQKPEAQRALSEALNSRGCSVALLLGMDYKEGMKRDTAVYSDNAEKETQLSAFIEQWASPPLGLTPLAPPLPCHYYKQDNLTATRKQYIPAINEFLNDKRFI